The proteins below are encoded in one region of Sporosarcina sp. FSL K6-1508:
- the ybeY gene encoding rRNA maturation RNase YbeY produces MLEIYFEDETTKIDKKIEDMIRKLLNHAATEEGLTGEMEVSVTFMTDTDIQEVNATYRGKNVPTDVISFALEELTEGEVAIVPEEGMPTVLGDILISVETAARQAEEYGHDFNREIGFLALHGFLHLLGYDHMTEEDEVEMFGRQKEILALFGLER; encoded by the coding sequence ATGCTAGAAATATATTTTGAGGACGAAACGACTAAAATCGATAAAAAAATTGAGGATATGATCCGAAAGCTATTAAACCATGCCGCTACAGAAGAAGGATTAACGGGCGAAATGGAAGTTTCGGTAACATTTATGACGGATACTGACATTCAGGAAGTGAATGCAACCTATCGAGGTAAAAATGTACCGACAGATGTCATTTCATTCGCACTTGAAGAATTAACGGAAGGCGAAGTGGCAATTGTGCCGGAAGAAGGCATGCCGACCGTGTTAGGTGATATACTTATTTCTGTAGAAACAGCCGCGCGTCAAGCTGAGGAATACGGACATGATTTCAATCGTGAAATTGGATTTCTTGCTCTTCATGGTTTCCTTCATCTTCTGGGGTATGATCATATGACTGAAGAAGATGAAGTAGAGATGTTCGGCAGGCAAAAGGAGATTCTTGCTTTATTCGGACTTGAGAGGTGA
- a CDS encoding diacylglycerol kinase family protein, which yields MQKFLQSFVYAWNGICHGVEVERNVKFHLTAAIIVIVAGFMTGLSQLEWFVIIILICGMLALELMNSAVERVVDLLTTERHPLAKQAKDLAAGAVLIYAIGSAIIGLILFIPKWFN from the coding sequence ATGCAGAAGTTCCTACAATCTTTCGTGTACGCTTGGAATGGAATCTGTCACGGAGTAGAAGTGGAACGAAATGTGAAGTTCCATTTAACAGCCGCAATTATTGTCATTGTAGCGGGTTTTATGACGGGCCTATCGCAGTTAGAGTGGTTTGTCATTATTATTCTGATTTGTGGAATGCTAGCGCTTGAATTGATGAATTCTGCGGTTGAACGTGTTGTAGATCTGTTAACAACAGAGCGTCATCCGCTTGCGAAACAAGCGAAAGATCTTGCTGCTGGCGCGGTTTTAATATATGCAATTGGAAGCGCAATTATCGGACTGATCCTATTTATTCCTAAATGGTTTAATTAA
- a CDS encoding cytidine deaminase has translation MNVEKLLAESKKAREKAYVPYSKFPVGAALLADDGTIYHGCNIENSAYSMTNCAERTAFFKAVSDGVRTFRALAVVGDTEGPVSPCGACRQVIAEFCEGSMPVYLTNLKGDVEETTVAKLLPGAFSKEDLSYAAKQ, from the coding sequence ATGAATGTAGAAAAATTACTGGCTGAATCGAAAAAAGCAAGAGAGAAAGCGTATGTCCCTTATTCAAAGTTCCCAGTCGGGGCGGCGTTATTGGCCGATGACGGGACTATTTATCATGGCTGCAATATTGAAAACTCCGCTTATAGTATGACGAACTGCGCTGAACGCACGGCGTTTTTTAAAGCGGTTTCCGACGGCGTTCGTACCTTCAGAGCACTTGCAGTGGTTGGAGACACCGAAGGACCTGTTTCCCCGTGTGGTGCATGCAGACAAGTTATTGCTGAGTTTTGCGAGGGCTCAATGCCTGTCTATCTTACGAACTTAAAAGGGGATGTAGAAGAAACAACGGTCGCGAAATTGCTGCCGGGCGCATTTTCTAAGGAGGATCTTTCATATGCAGCAAAACAATAA
- the era gene encoding GTPase Era, whose product MQQNNKAFKSGFISIIGRPNVGKSTFLNHVVGQKIAIMSDKPQTTRNKVQGVVTTDKSQIIFIDTPGIHKPKHKLGDFMVKTARNTLKEVDVVMFMVNADEPIGRGDRFIIELLENSKTPVFLIINKIDLVHPDDLFKIITSYTAEYDFAEIVPISAKNGNNVDRLLETMIKYLPEGPKYYPDDQVTDHPERFIISELVREKVLHLTREEIPHSVAVVIEKIEREEGREMVNVMATIVVDRDSQKGIVIGKRGALLKEIGTNARHDIEMLLGSKVFLELWVKVQKDWRNKPGHLKEFGFRDDEY is encoded by the coding sequence ATGCAGCAAAACAATAAAGCTTTCAAATCGGGTTTCATCTCAATTATTGGACGACCGAACGTAGGGAAATCAACGTTTCTAAACCATGTGGTGGGACAAAAAATCGCGATTATGAGTGACAAACCACAGACAACTCGCAATAAAGTACAAGGTGTTGTCACAACAGACAAGTCTCAAATCATTTTCATCGATACACCGGGAATCCATAAACCAAAGCATAAGCTTGGTGATTTCATGGTGAAAACTGCCCGCAATACGTTGAAAGAAGTTGACGTGGTTATGTTCATGGTCAATGCGGATGAACCGATTGGCCGAGGCGATCGTTTCATCATCGAACTTCTTGAAAACTCAAAAACACCGGTCTTCTTGATTATTAATAAAATTGATCTTGTTCATCCGGACGACTTATTCAAAATCATCACTTCGTATACAGCCGAATATGACTTTGCTGAAATCGTACCAATTTCAGCGAAAAACGGTAATAATGTCGATCGACTTCTTGAAACGATGATTAAATACTTACCAGAAGGGCCTAAATACTATCCCGATGATCAGGTAACAGATCACCCTGAGCGATTCATCATTTCTGAATTAGTCCGTGAAAAGGTATTACATCTGACAAGAGAAGAGATCCCACACTCCGTAGCCGTTGTAATCGAGAAGATTGAACGCGAAGAAGGCCGGGAAATGGTCAATGTCATGGCGACAATAGTCGTCGACCGTGATTCTCAAAAAGGAATTGTTATTGGCAAAAGAGGTGCCTTGCTAAAAGAAATCGGAACGAATGCCAGACATGATATCGAAATGCTGCTTGGCTCAAAAGTATTTCTTGAATTATGGGTAAAAGTGCAGAAAGACTGGCGCAATAAACCCGGCCATCTGAAGGAATTCGGATTCAGAGATGACGAGTATTAA
- the recO gene encoding DNA repair protein RecO, giving the protein MIASLNKWEGIILRGIPYGESNKIVTLFTREGGKMTAMARGAKKPASRLAAVTQPFTHGSFLIRTGKGMGTLEQGEPIDSMRYIREDLEATAYASYVVELIDKLTEDNERVAGIYGLLYEALHAINEQYDPEAIALFVEWKMLPVAGIHPILHQCANCGATEGEFAFSFMQIGFICHRCFHVDKHAIRISPSQLKLIRTFYNVPINRVGNLTLKKTTKEFMKKLIRTIYDEQVGIRLKSRSFLDQLDSTPELLPKKEKPKESGE; this is encoded by the coding sequence GTGATTGCTTCGCTGAACAAATGGGAGGGAATCATTCTAAGAGGTATTCCGTACGGTGAATCCAACAAAATTGTCACGCTATTTACCCGTGAAGGCGGAAAGATGACGGCGATGGCCCGGGGAGCGAAGAAACCGGCGAGTAGACTAGCTGCAGTGACGCAGCCGTTCACACACGGTTCATTTCTAATTCGTACCGGCAAAGGGATGGGAACGCTTGAACAAGGAGAGCCTATCGATTCAATGCGGTATATTCGCGAGGACTTGGAAGCAACAGCCTATGCGAGTTACGTTGTTGAACTTATTGATAAGCTGACAGAGGATAATGAGCGTGTTGCCGGTATCTATGGATTACTTTATGAGGCACTTCATGCCATCAACGAGCAATATGATCCGGAAGCCATAGCATTATTCGTCGAGTGGAAAATGTTACCGGTCGCCGGCATCCATCCAATTCTCCATCAATGTGCAAATTGTGGAGCGACAGAGGGCGAATTTGCTTTTTCCTTTATGCAAATTGGTTTCATCTGTCATCGGTGTTTCCATGTAGATAAGCATGCGATACGGATTTCACCCAGTCAATTGAAGTTGATTCGGACCTTTTATAACGTTCCCATAAATCGGGTCGGTAATTTAACATTGAAGAAGACGACAAAAGAATTCATGAAAAAACTAATCCGAACAATATATGATGAGCAAGTAGGGATTCGATTAAAATCGAGATCATTTCTTGATCAGCTTGACTCGACACCCGAACTGCTCCCTAAAAAAGAAAAACCTAAAGAGAGTGGCGAATAG
- a CDS encoding DUF2500 domain-containing protein, whose protein sequence is MFSPFEDAMFTFVPIFIGIVAIIVFGGIIFAIVKSISTWNSNNNSPKLTVPAEVVTKRTQTSGGSGDSSASTWYYATFQVESGDRMELAVNGSQYGMLADGDIGMLTFQGTRFGAFERVNNV, encoded by the coding sequence ATGTTTTCACCTTTTGAAGATGCTATGTTTACCTTTGTTCCCATCTTTATCGGTATAGTTGCGATTATAGTTTTTGGTGGAATTATTTTCGCTATTGTGAAATCTATCAGTACGTGGAATTCAAATAATAACTCCCCGAAACTGACGGTACCTGCTGAAGTCGTAACAAAAAGAACACAAACTTCCGGCGGATCTGGTGATTCATCGGCCAGCACTTGGTATTATGCCACATTTCAAGTGGAGAGCGGAGATCGTATGGAACTAGCAGTAAACGGTTCCCAATATGGTATGTTAGCCGATGGTGATATAGGGATGCTAACTTTCCAAGGTACTCGTTTTGGTGCATTTGAACGCGTCAATAATGTGTAA
- a CDS encoding CidA/LrgA family protein — translation MKYIKIILQIIGLYAFVLMGNWLKDFLHLPLSGSIIGLLVLLAALSLKLVRLEWIESGSYFLLSYLPLYFIPATVGVMNYGHVFAGKGFLLIPFTIISTFLTMWISSFISQFLAKKSAKKEDQVSCK, via the coding sequence ATGAAGTACATAAAAATAATTCTGCAAATCATAGGCTTATATGCTTTTGTTCTGATGGGGAACTGGCTTAAAGATTTTCTCCATTTACCACTTTCAGGTAGCATAATTGGACTCTTAGTTTTGTTAGCGGCTCTTTCATTAAAACTAGTTCGGCTTGAATGGATTGAATCGGGCTCTTACTTCCTTTTATCTTATTTGCCCTTATATTTTATCCCAGCGACTGTCGGCGTAATGAATTACGGGCATGTCTTTGCGGGAAAAGGATTCCTGCTAATACCATTCACGATAATCAGTACGTTTTTGACGATGTGGATTTCTAGTTTTATAAGTCAATTTCTTGCTAAGAAATCTGCTAAGAAGGAGGACCAAGTTTCATGCAAATAA
- a CDS encoding LrgB family protein, protein MQIMMYSILFVIVTIAIYLAMNLLYFKYHKAFFIPILTTTIGIILILVLFKVPYDTYMLGGKWIDLLLGPAIVSLAIPLYKQRELIKQNMLPIVGGIAVGVLVGMASGMLFAKLAGFPKEIVFSLIPKSITTPIAIQIATALGGVTSLTIAFVMIAGFTGVILGPTFLKWFCIDTAIGRGIGLGAAAHALGTSKAIELGEQEASYSSIAMTLSAIIGSIVGPVMAWFFY, encoded by the coding sequence ATGCAAATAATGATGTATTCAATCCTCTTTGTCATTGTAACAATTGCCATTTATCTTGCAATGAACTTATTATATTTTAAATATCACAAAGCGTTTTTCATCCCAATTTTAACAACGACTATTGGGATTATATTGATTCTCGTTCTTTTCAAAGTCCCATATGATACATACATGCTTGGTGGAAAGTGGATTGACTTGCTATTAGGGCCAGCAATCGTATCATTGGCCATACCTTTATATAAACAAAGAGAATTAATCAAACAGAATATGTTGCCAATAGTGGGAGGTATAGCGGTGGGCGTTCTAGTTGGTATGGCAAGCGGTATGCTTTTTGCGAAGCTGGCGGGATTCCCAAAAGAAATTGTTTTTTCACTAATACCTAAATCGATTACAACGCCTATAGCCATACAGATTGCTACGGCATTGGGAGGAGTAACTTCGTTAACTATCGCTTTTGTGATGATTGCAGGATTTACAGGTGTCATACTAGGACCGACATTTTTGAAATGGTTTTGCATCGATACTGCCATTGGCCGTGGCATCGGGTTGGGAGCAGCGGCCCATGCTCTTGGGACATCGAAAGCGATTGAACTTGGGGAGCAGGAAGCCTCCTATAGTTCCATCGCTATGACGCTCTCTGCTATAATTGGGTCTATCGTTGGTCCGGTTATGGCTTGGTTTTTTTATTGA
- a CDS encoding NUDIX hydrolase, which translates to MKKWFGSAAICINENKDLLMVKSVGSEAWAVPSGGIEVGESPEECCIREVKEETGYDVEIVEKLFIKEVKLKEYKVKTYYFLVNYFGESEGINDPDELIIEVDWKSLSEIQSIKHGYPEDLAFLMDLMK; encoded by the coding sequence ATGAAAAAGTGGTTTGGTTCCGCAGCAATTTGTATAAATGAAAATAAAGATCTTTTAATGGTGAAAAGCGTTGGGTCTGAAGCCTGGGCTGTTCCATCAGGTGGCATAGAAGTAGGTGAATCACCGGAAGAATGTTGTATTAGGGAAGTGAAAGAGGAAACTGGATATGATGTTGAGATAGTAGAAAAACTGTTTATTAAAGAAGTGAAGCTCAAAGAGTATAAAGTGAAAACTTATTACTTTCTAGTAAATTATTTTGGAGAAAGCGAAGGAATTAATGACCCTGATGAACTCATTATAGAAGTCGACTGGAAATCACTTTCTGAAATTCAAAGTATTAAACACGGTTACCCGGAAGATCTAGCATTTTTAATGGATTTAATGAAATAA
- the tnpA gene encoding IS66 family insertion sequence element accessory protein TnpA, whose product MTRDERRAMWHARIEAFKASGESSVTAWCATNNICVPSMYTWLKKEWQKVDTAPTAQQWVSFDTIAPKVSMPSQLTLAIGVVSIQIEEGFNPTLLGEVLQVLQTHVK is encoded by the coding sequence ATGACACGAGACGAACGGCGAGCCATGTGGCACGCACGGATTGAAGCATTTAAAGCGAGTGGTGAATCTAGTGTAACAGCCTGGTGTGCTACAAATAATATCTGTGTTCCAAGTATGTATACTTGGCTTAAAAAGGAATGGCAAAAAGTAGATACTGCACCTACAGCCCAGCAGTGGGTTTCGTTTGATACAATCGCTCCAAAGGTAAGTATGCCTTCCCAATTGACACTTGCGATAGGTGTTGTTTCCATTCAAATTGAAGAGGGATTCAACCCTACACTTTTAGGGGAAGTACTTCAGGTACTTCAAACGCATGTTAAGTAA
- the tnpB gene encoding IS66 family insertion sequence element accessory protein TnpB (TnpB, as the term is used for proteins encoded by IS66 family insertion elements, is considered an accessory protein, since TnpC, encoded by a neighboring gene, is a DDE family transposase.) codes for MLSKTPVDCVYLACGRTDLRKSIDGLAVIVQESFQLDPFSPSLFVFCNRKRDKLKILHWDHNGFWLYYRRLENGLFQWPDGQTTQPLAISHRQLHWLLDGLPHEQKQAHPKVSAKIII; via the coding sequence ATGTTAAGTAAAACACCCGTTGATTGTGTGTATTTAGCCTGCGGACGTACTGATTTACGAAAATCTATCGATGGATTAGCTGTCATCGTTCAAGAAAGCTTTCAGCTTGATCCGTTTTCCCCTAGTTTATTTGTCTTCTGTAATCGAAAGCGCGACAAACTGAAAATCCTACATTGGGATCATAATGGATTTTGGCTTTACTACCGAAGGTTGGAAAACGGTCTATTCCAGTGGCCCGATGGACAAACAACCCAGCCACTTGCGATTAGCCATCGACAATTACACTGGCTACTTGATGGCTTACCACATGAACAAAAACAAGCTCATCCAAAAGTTTCTGCAAAAATCATTATTTAA
- the tnpC gene encoding IS66 family transposase, with protein sequence MPFIMEKSVAVISSTIEELAAKNMELEKQNEALQAKLNWLEEQFRLSQQRKFGASSEKTNPDQLALSLFNEAEVTADEKVEEPTLESITYRRKKRTGQIEAMLENLPTETIHYRLSEEEQACLCCGEQVHEMSTEVRRELKVIPAQVKVVEHVRHVYSCRNCEREGTETPIVTAKMPAPMYPGSLASPSAMAYIMNQKYVEGMPLYRQEKQLERLGVPLSRQTLANWMMYGATHWLIHLYEHIRTYLLMQDVIHADETTLQVLAEPGRPATSKSYMWLYRTGRDASAAVLYDYQQTRAAKHPKAFLSGFKGYLHVDGYQGYNDIPKVKLVGCWAHSRRKFDEALTALPAEAKNKETPCAAEEGLRFCNQLFAIERALKDHSPEERYKERLERSQPVLDAFSTWLQTQSPRVAPKSALGQAIKYCRNQWTRLTMFLQDGRLEIDNNRAERAIKPFVIGRKNWLFSQSMKGAKASAIAYSIVETAKENQLNPLVYLTHVFEQLPLIDLEDSKALDQLLPWSETLPTNCHVPNKTK encoded by the coding sequence ATTCCTTTTATTATGGAAAAATCAGTAGCAGTTATCTCATCTACAATTGAAGAACTCGCAGCGAAAAACATGGAGTTGGAAAAACAAAATGAAGCGCTACAGGCTAAACTCAACTGGTTAGAAGAACAATTTCGCCTCAGCCAACAACGAAAATTTGGCGCTTCTAGTGAAAAAACCAATCCAGATCAACTCGCACTCTCTCTTTTCAATGAAGCTGAAGTCACAGCGGATGAAAAGGTAGAGGAACCAACGCTTGAATCGATTACCTATCGTCGAAAAAAACGTACAGGCCAAATCGAGGCGATGCTTGAAAACCTGCCAACTGAAACGATTCACTATCGTTTATCAGAAGAGGAACAGGCTTGTTTGTGTTGCGGTGAACAAGTACACGAAATGAGTACAGAAGTACGACGTGAGTTAAAAGTCATTCCAGCTCAAGTGAAGGTCGTTGAACATGTACGCCATGTCTACAGCTGCCGAAATTGTGAACGCGAAGGCACTGAAACTCCAATTGTCACAGCGAAGATGCCAGCACCTATGTATCCAGGTAGTTTGGCTTCGCCTTCGGCGATGGCCTATATCATGAATCAAAAATACGTAGAGGGTATGCCTCTCTACCGACAAGAAAAACAATTGGAACGTCTAGGTGTCCCTTTATCACGTCAGACTTTAGCGAACTGGATGATGTACGGGGCAACTCATTGGCTAATCCATCTTTATGAACATATCCGTACCTATCTATTGATGCAGGATGTTATTCATGCGGATGAAACAACACTTCAAGTACTGGCCGAACCTGGACGCCCAGCGACATCCAAGTCCTATATGTGGTTATATCGGACGGGGCGTGATGCATCGGCTGCAGTGTTGTATGATTACCAACAAACAAGGGCAGCCAAACATCCGAAAGCCTTCCTTTCAGGCTTTAAGGGATATCTGCACGTCGATGGATACCAAGGGTATAATGATATACCGAAGGTGAAATTGGTGGGGTGTTGGGCACATTCGCGTCGAAAATTCGATGAGGCCTTAACTGCTTTGCCAGCGGAAGCCAAAAATAAGGAAACTCCTTGTGCTGCGGAGGAAGGGCTGCGTTTCTGTAACCAATTATTCGCGATTGAACGCGCGCTAAAGGATCACAGCCCTGAAGAACGCTATAAAGAGCGACTTGAACGCAGTCAGCCTGTGCTGGATGCCTTTTCAACTTGGCTACAAACACAAAGTCCGCGCGTCGCGCCTAAAAGTGCGTTAGGGCAGGCCATCAAGTATTGCCGAAATCAATGGACACGCCTTACAATGTTTCTACAGGATGGGCGTTTGGAAATCGATAATAACCGGGCCGAACGTGCTATCAAACCTTTCGTAATTGGACGCAAGAACTGGTTATTCTCTCAATCTATGAAAGGTGCAAAAGCAAGCGCAATTGCTTATAGCATTGTGGAAACTGCTAAAGAAAATCAGTTAAATCCATTGGTTTATTTAACCCACGTATTTGAACAGCTTCCTTTAATAGATTTGGAGGATTCAAAGGCGCTAGATCAACTACTTCCATGGTCGGAGACCTTGCCGACAAATTGCCACGTTCCCAATAAAACTAAATAA
- a CDS encoding AAA family ATPase codes for MFFLQMSGFPGSGKSTLSRVLAKLTGAIIIDHDIVKSSLLKSLESTNVVADNVGKISYDIEWALIDFHLSQGLSVIFDSPCFYTEMVEKGVGLSKKHNVKYKYVECYLNDIKEIQIRLKERTRMISQISQVNSECAFREQVDASKKPFNLECLVIDSGKPIDSYIDKAFLYIKN; via the coding sequence ATGTTTTTTCTTCAAATGTCAGGATTTCCGGGTTCAGGGAAGTCAACTCTTTCCAGAGTTCTAGCAAAGTTAACCGGTGCGATTATAATAGATCACGATATTGTAAAATCATCTTTATTAAAATCTTTGGAGTCTACTAATGTAGTAGCGGATAATGTGGGTAAAATATCGTACGATATCGAATGGGCACTCATAGATTTTCATTTATCTCAAGGCTTAAGTGTTATATTTGATAGTCCCTGTTTTTATACGGAAATGGTTGAAAAGGGGGTTGGATTATCTAAGAAACATAATGTTAAGTATAAGTATGTTGAATGTTATCTTAATGATATTAAGGAGATTCAAATTAGGCTAAAGGAACGCACACGGATGATTAGCCAAATAAGTCAAGTTAACTCCGAGTGTGCATTCAGGGAACAGGTAGATGCTAGTAAAAAGCCTTTTAATCTTGAATGTTTGGTAATTGATTCCGGGAAGCCAATAGACAGTTACATAGACAAGGCTTTTTTGTATATTAAAAATTAA
- a CDS encoding IS1182 family transposase, whose product MSIIRQQSLFDMHELYKMEPTHHFEAVFSTVNLNPILNLFDKPKKVGAPRELNYGAMIYSLIARVVERIVTIKDLVRRLDRDPIFRYDCGFLHSDQIPSEASYSRMITVISESDTMTQIHDNLILLAIDEGHIGEENIAIDATHFEARDRAQASEKKEKPASKKRGRKPKAEREQWLKEKQAAEKARPIYEKEIVHQLSESVETLFKEAPIDPKWGIKKNSDGKNTFWFGYKGHLAVSTKSQYILTGMMTSGSLNDGKAAIPLLKKIDRDLPALFNTGLFDAGYDYEPIYQQLTDQNLQAVIPYNRRNEGEMVGYDEHFAPTCVVEHSYLYDSFDPKYKTLKYTRPKECATCPLQHDTLCQKTYKIRQSTDFRKYTNPARGSKKWDELYKERTAVERVNAYLKEFFGLNNVRHRTGKKAKLHFQLVTLVYNASKLATDRIRVVMKQQSLQVA is encoded by the coding sequence ATGTCCATTATACGACAACAAAGCCTGTTTGACATGCATGAATTATATAAGATGGAACCCACCCATCATTTTGAAGCAGTTTTTTCAACAGTTAACTTAAATCCTATCTTGAATCTATTCGATAAACCGAAAAAAGTAGGTGCACCTAGAGAATTGAATTACGGTGCCATGATCTATTCACTTATCGCTCGCGTCGTCGAGCGTATTGTGACAATCAAGGATCTTGTCAGACGGTTGGATCGTGACCCCATTTTTCGTTATGACTGTGGTTTTCTTCATTCCGACCAAATCCCATCCGAAGCTTCTTATTCCAGGATGATTACCGTCATCAGTGAATCAGATACGATGACCCAAATTCATGACAATCTTATTTTGCTGGCCATCGATGAAGGGCATATTGGCGAAGAAAACATCGCCATTGACGCCACCCATTTCGAGGCGAGGGATCGTGCCCAGGCTTCCGAAAAGAAAGAAAAGCCGGCTTCGAAAAAGCGCGGTCGCAAGCCAAAAGCCGAACGTGAACAATGGTTGAAAGAAAAACAGGCGGCGGAGAAAGCGCGTCCGATTTATGAAAAAGAGATTGTACATCAGCTATCCGAATCAGTAGAAACGTTGTTTAAAGAGGCCCCTATCGATCCGAAATGGGGAATCAAGAAAAACAGTGATGGAAAAAACACCTTCTGGTTTGGTTATAAAGGTCATTTGGCCGTCAGCACAAAAAGCCAATATATTCTTACGGGTATGATGACGTCCGGTAGTCTCAATGACGGGAAAGCAGCCATTCCATTATTGAAGAAAATTGATCGGGACCTTCCAGCTTTATTTAACACAGGTCTTTTCGATGCCGGTTACGACTACGAACCGATTTATCAACAATTGACTGACCAAAATCTACAAGCCGTCATTCCGTATAATCGACGCAACGAAGGAGAGATGGTCGGTTACGACGAGCATTTCGCACCGACGTGTGTCGTAGAGCATTCCTATCTTTACGATAGCTTCGATCCGAAATACAAGACACTGAAATATACACGCCCGAAAGAATGTGCGACCTGTCCATTACAACACGACACCCTTTGTCAAAAGACCTATAAAATTAGACAATCCACGGATTTCAGGAAGTACACCAATCCAGCCAGGGGATCGAAAAAGTGGGATGAACTGTACAAGGAACGTACCGCTGTCGAACGGGTCAATGCGTATTTAAAAGAATTCTTCGGGCTCAATAATGTCCGTCATCGAACTGGAAAGAAAGCGAAGCTGCACTTCCAATTGGTGACGCTTGTTTATAATGCTTCAAAATTAGCCACGGATCGGATCAGAGTAGTAATGAAGCAACAGTCGTTACAAGTAGCTTAA